A portion of the Bacteroidales bacterium genome contains these proteins:
- a CDS encoding energy transducer TonB codes for MEPKKSKKADLQNKRVVFMQLGFVVALAMVLIAFEWTSKPGKITGFASDEADEIVQENVPITRQEEKKPPPPPPPPKTTEVLNIVDNDIDIEDELILEETEADQDTRVLVDVFRQEEEEEEEEDKVFITVEDMPTFMGKGLNEFRNYIQKNLDYPLIAKENGIEGIVYTKFIVDKDGSVKNVGILRGVDPVLDQATVEAIRESPKWEPGKQRGIPVRVSVTMPIAFVLD; via the coding sequence ATGGAGCCAAAAAAATCAAAAAAAGCTGATCTGCAAAACAAACGGGTTGTCTTTATGCAACTGGGTTTTGTTGTTGCACTGGCAATGGTGCTTATTGCCTTTGAATGGACTTCCAAGCCTGGAAAAATCACAGGTTTTGCCAGTGATGAGGCAGATGAAATCGTACAGGAAAATGTGCCAATCACACGGCAGGAAGAGAAGAAGCCGCCCCCTCCGCCACCTCCTCCCAAAACCACGGAGGTGCTCAATATTGTTGACAATGATATAGACATTGAAGATGAATTAATTCTTGAAGAAACAGAAGCAGATCAGGATACACGGGTACTGGTCGATGTCTTTCGACAGGAAGAAGAGGAGGAAGAAGAAGAGGATAAAGTCTTTATTACGGTCGAAGATATGCCAACTTTTATGGGGAAAGGTCTGAATGAATTCCGCAATTATATACAGAAAAATCTGGATTATCCATTGATTGCTAAAGAAAATGGTATTGAAGGCATAGTATACACCAAATTTATTGTGGATAAAGATGGCTCTGTGAAAAATGTTGGCATTTTACGAGGTGTTGATCCAGTGCTTGATCAAGCTACTGTTGAGGCAATACGGGAATCTCCCAAGTGGGAACCAGGGAAACAAAGAGGCATACCTGTAAGAGTATCTGTTACTATGCCAATTGCTTTTGTCCTTGATTAG
- a CDS encoding metallophosphoesterase family protein, giving the protein MKTHTYTYLIYLILFVLAPVIHAQELPVRIPNGKKVSGGLSNEISLDQIYTALKKEGNKQGLLIDFDDSNLRGTIYSGPYPFEEEESDITYRRYRMRSPLNNGRGVIPISRLYTPKYDANDWGKDLRKQATLSVRLDLWKNLEDEATHYGLHDFLVDFWVRPEDTTFHLATTIIEGPFVYLTRSDDGYENGTSVTVAWETMQTAPGKVVVEGVGSFENKTGKTKKHEVKIMGLKHDEEYEYYVQNGKTRSPAYTFTTAPEKGKENITIAYAGDSREGVGGGEREFMGVNRYILRQLADDALRRGAEIFLFGGDLVNGYTTDTEDFKTQLKAWKQAMEGFMHLRAVYPAQGNHESLLNIYKTADSSYVMMDKFPYDESAEAIFAEELVLPENAPELSDERRPEYKEEVYAFQYGALKIIAFNNNYWYTDEQSISDYGGSPEGYIMPDQMNWIKRQIQSGEEDPSVKAILLYAQEPVFPNGGHVSDAMWYEGNNNVRAYTYRNGKTLPEEKGIIEVRNELWEAVSSSKKVAAVLTSDEHGYHRTRIDKNTPVGVMSDDTDGDGRLNAVSPNKNFRYPTWHITSGGGGAPYYSRQKVPWTEDVALYTSQFNYSLISLKNGRLTLEVYNQNGQRLDYVKDLMKIKK; this is encoded by the coding sequence ATGAAAACACATACTTACACATATCTCATTTATCTGATTCTGTTTGTTCTGGCTCCTGTTATTCATGCGCAGGAATTGCCCGTCAGGATTCCGAATGGAAAGAAAGTTTCAGGCGGGCTCAGTAATGAAATCAGTCTGGATCAGATATATACGGCACTTAAAAAAGAAGGAAACAAGCAGGGATTGTTGATTGATTTCGATGATTCCAATCTCCGGGGTACCATCTATTCCGGGCCATATCCTTTTGAAGAGGAGGAGTCCGATATAACTTATCGTCGGTACCGGATGCGAAGTCCACTCAATAATGGAAGAGGGGTAATACCCATCTCCCGACTTTATACTCCGAAGTATGATGCAAACGATTGGGGTAAGGATTTACGGAAGCAAGCAACCCTGTCTGTCAGACTCGATCTCTGGAAGAATCTGGAAGATGAGGCGACCCATTACGGATTGCACGATTTTCTGGTGGATTTTTGGGTTCGTCCTGAAGATACTACCTTTCATCTGGCAACTACGATTATCGAGGGACCTTTTGTGTACCTGACCCGAAGCGACGATGGTTATGAAAACGGTACTTCCGTTACTGTTGCCTGGGAAACTATGCAAACAGCACCAGGCAAAGTGGTGGTTGAAGGAGTTGGGTCTTTCGAAAATAAAACCGGCAAAACAAAAAAGCATGAAGTTAAGATCATGGGCCTTAAGCATGATGAGGAATATGAATATTACGTGCAAAACGGAAAAACCCGGTCCCCTGCATATACTTTCACTACTGCCCCCGAGAAGGGAAAGGAAAACATCACCATTGCCTATGCAGGCGACAGCCGGGAAGGTGTCGGAGGCGGGGAGCGCGAGTTTATGGGTGTTAATCGTTATATACTTCGCCAGCTAGCTGATGATGCCCTCAGGCGTGGAGCCGAAATATTTCTCTTCGGAGGCGATCTTGTTAATGGCTATACAACTGATACGGAAGATTTCAAAACCCAGTTGAAGGCCTGGAAGCAGGCTATGGAGGGATTTATGCATTTGCGTGCCGTTTATCCGGCTCAAGGCAACCATGAATCTCTGTTGAATATTTATAAAACAGCGGATTCAAGCTATGTCATGATGGATAAGTTTCCATACGACGAGAGCGCCGAAGCCATTTTCGCCGAAGAATTGGTCTTGCCGGAAAATGCTCCCGAACTTTCGGATGAAAGACGCCCGGAATATAAGGAAGAGGTTTACGCTTTTCAATACGGTGCTTTGAAGATAATTGCCTTTAACAACAATTACTGGTATACGGATGAACAAAGCATAAGTGATTACGGGGGATCCCCGGAGGGTTACATCATGCCCGATCAGATGAATTGGATCAAACGGCAAATTCAGTCGGGGGAGGAAGATCCTTCCGTCAAGGCCATTCTGTTGTATGCCCAGGAACCGGTTTTTCCAAATGGTGGCCATGTTTCAGACGCCATGTGGTATGAAGGCAATAACAACGTGCGTGCATACACGTATCGAAACGGTAAAACCCTTCCTGAAGAAAAGGGCATCATCGAAGTGCGCAATGAACTATGGGAGGCCGTTAGCAGTTCAAAAAAGGTAGCTGCAGTGCTTACCTCCGATGAACATGGTTATCACAGAACACGGATTGATAAAAATACGCCGGTGGGCGTGATGAGTGATGATACCGACGGAGATGGCAGGCTTAACGCTGTATCTCCCAATAAGAACTTCCGTTATCCTACCTGGCATATTACCAGCGGCGGCGGGGGAGCTCCCTATTACTCCCGGCAAAAGGTACCCTGGACTGAAGACGTGGCTCTTTACACCTCACAATTCAATTACAGCCTTATATCTCTGAAGAACGGCAGGCTGACCCTGGAAGTGTATAATCAGAACGGTCAAAGGCTTGATTATGTAAAGGATTTAATGAAAATTAAAAAATAG